The following are encoded together in the Parabacteroides chongii genome:
- a CDS encoding glycosyltransferase family 39 protein: MLYTNHYNTVFISSCIFVSYAGLAIVLPLFYPANAPDNGMILFQLFFALLIFILGIEVFSKNKITGCLLGIILFQYIASVTLRYYYIQHFGNPLGYNPIDSWLYHSTGVAVQNYSLEEFFTYLKSNSFNVDDWGFPLVVYFAYHILGDNIGIDLLLLLNILVITISSFRLYQLAGYFLDKSYALLVTFIWGTLPFLAYTTVVGLKENFFLFFTISSLYYMYRYLQKKNLKNLLYFLIYTSGLFFFRYALVFMMFISLITGLLLFNSQSSKRLKYLLIGACVLGGFAFKIAVDLIATLQGGSYEALLDAVAYRIGENSYGGTFTMLVNFTAMLIGPFPNFISDSDKANYITIYSYTAFIKMLFSFFYLYGIWYIFKRKLYYYLPMLAFIFLQSIMIFFTFYTLHIRYQLPHIPFQLIIAGYGLNVFVHQQSKVGKRMLTTYIGGVFILILIYNLRLS, translated from the coding sequence ATGTTATATACCAATCATTATAACACAGTCTTCATCAGTTCCTGCATCTTCGTTTCTTATGCAGGATTAGCCATTGTGCTACCTTTGTTTTATCCGGCAAATGCTCCGGATAACGGGATGATTCTGTTTCAACTATTTTTCGCCTTATTGATTTTTATATTGGGCATCGAGGTCTTTTCCAAAAATAAAATAACCGGATGCCTACTGGGTATTATTCTATTCCAATATATAGCATCGGTGACACTACGTTATTATTATATCCAACATTTCGGAAATCCACTGGGATATAATCCGATCGATTCATGGCTATACCATTCAACAGGCGTTGCGGTTCAGAACTATTCGCTGGAAGAATTCTTCACTTATCTGAAGAGTAATAGCTTTAATGTAGACGACTGGGGATTCCCTCTTGTTGTCTACTTTGCTTACCATATTTTGGGAGATAATATAGGAATCGATTTGCTATTACTTCTCAACATACTGGTTATCACAATCTCTTCATTCCGGCTATATCAACTAGCCGGTTATTTTCTGGACAAAAGTTATGCGCTCCTGGTTACATTTATTTGGGGGACGCTACCGTTTCTGGCCTACACAACGGTAGTCGGGTTGAAAGAAAACTTTTTTCTGTTCTTTACTATCTCGTCTTTATATTATATGTATAGGTATCTGCAAAAAAAGAACCTGAAAAATCTCCTGTACTTTCTGATCTATACTTCCGGGTTATTCTTCTTCAGATATGCACTCGTTTTTATGATGTTCATTTCATTGATTACCGGTTTACTACTATTTAACAGCCAAAGTAGCAAAAGACTGAAATATCTGCTTATCGGAGCATGTGTTTTAGGTGGTTTTGCTTTCAAGATTGCCGTAGATCTTATCGCAACATTACAAGGAGGTTCTTATGAAGCTCTACTCGACGCAGTTGCTTACCGGATCGGAGAAAATTCATACGGAGGTACTTTTACTATGTTGGTTAATTTTACAGCCATGCTAATTGGCCCCTTCCCCAACTTTATATCTGACAGTGACAAGGCTAATTATATTACTATATACAGCTATACGGCATTTATAAAGATGCTGTTCTCCTTTTTTTATCTCTACGGAATCTGGTACATTTTCAAAAGGAAACTTTACTATTATCTACCGATGCTTGCTTTTATCTTTCTGCAAAGCATAATGATTTTCTTTACTTTCTATACGCTGCATATCCGTTATCAATTACCTCATATCCCGTTTCAACTGATCATTGCCGGATACGGATTGAATGTATTCGTTCATCAGCAAAGCAAAGTTGGAAAGCGGATGCTCACGACTTATATAGGCGGTGTATTTATACTTATCCTCATCTATAATTTAAGATTATCATAA
- a CDS encoding glycosyltransferase family 4 protein, translating into MNLLFVVPDLSNLGGVANHYSGLHDYWTFPVSYEYYGKRKGIPAIICFPFDILKYIFKLMFCRIDIVFVNPSLRRYQLIRDGIYILLAKLFRKKVVTFIHGWDTSLASVLIRKPGLFKYVYNKSSLLFVLSSEFQKQLIRMGITSPIRLTTTKVDDKLLKTFDINHRNGEIRQILFLARIIKTKGIFIALDTFRLLKKEFPWLKLLVCGEGSDRIKAEEYILQNHLEDVLFTGAVSGNTLINAFKNSDLYILPSYEEGMATSILEAMAFGLPIVSRPVGGIVDYFIEGEMGYLIPTLNAQDFYEAIRQLIVNPKLTRTISETNHRYALEHFLASTVAKCLETALSEVFHPDETTVPLR; encoded by the coding sequence ATGAATTTACTGTTTGTTGTTCCGGACCTTTCGAATCTGGGAGGAGTTGCCAACCATTATTCGGGATTACATGATTACTGGACTTTCCCCGTATCTTATGAATATTATGGGAAACGGAAAGGGATTCCGGCCATCATCTGTTTCCCTTTCGATATCCTCAAATACATATTCAAACTGATGTTCTGCCGGATAGATATCGTATTCGTCAATCCTTCATTAAGAAGGTATCAACTGATACGGGACGGCATATACATTTTACTGGCTAAACTATTCCGCAAAAAGGTCGTGACTTTTATTCATGGCTGGGATACGAGCCTGGCCTCTGTTCTGATCAGGAAACCCGGATTGTTTAAATATGTATATAATAAATCCTCTCTCCTGTTTGTCTTATCCAGTGAATTCCAGAAACAACTAATTCGTATGGGGATTACCAGTCCCATCAGGTTAACTACCACCAAAGTGGATGACAAACTTCTGAAAACCTTCGATATTAACCATAGGAATGGTGAGATACGGCAAATACTCTTTCTGGCACGGATTATCAAAACCAAAGGAATTTTCATTGCACTAGATACTTTCAGACTATTGAAAAAAGAATTTCCCTGGCTGAAACTATTGGTTTGCGGAGAGGGTTCTGACCGAATCAAAGCCGAAGAATATATTTTGCAAAATCATCTGGAGGATGTCCTGTTTACTGGAGCTGTTTCAGGTAACACTCTGATCAACGCTTTCAAAAACAGCGATCTATACATCCTTCCTTCCTATGAAGAAGGTATGGCGACTTCCATTCTGGAAGCAATGGCTTTCGGTCTGCCGATCGTTTCAAGACCTGTCGGAGGTATCGTCGATTACTTTATCGAAGGAGAAATGGGTTATCTGATCCCGACCCTCAACGCACAGGATTTCTATGAAGCCATCAGACAACTGATAGTAAATCCTAAACTCACCCGAACAATATCAGAGACCAATCACCGATATGCCTTGGAGCATTTCCTTGCTTCTACCGTTGCCAAGTGTTTGGAAACGGCATTATCAGAAGTGTTTCATCCTGATGAAACAACTGTTCCACTTAGGTGA
- a CDS encoding WecB/TagA/CpsF family glycosyltransferase: protein MQKKQVTLNGIKVFPFISAQELLQYVNSRKGILIAINAEKILHATSQTRDIINRNIGYCDGYGAVMALKKKGYKNVAKIPGCELWLKITAALYDKNKTFYLVGSTQEVIEQTISKLKQEYPGIRFANYRNGYIKSEEEKAALLADIQSKKPDVVFVAMGSPKQELLMEEMFKVHPAIYQGLGGSFDVYTGQVKRAPKWWVDHNLEFAYRLIKQPSRIKRQIHLIRFLILVKLGKI, encoded by the coding sequence ATGCAAAAAAAACAAGTTACATTAAATGGTATAAAGGTTTTCCCCTTTATTTCTGCCCAAGAGCTTTTACAATATGTAAATAGCCGGAAAGGAATCTTAATAGCTATCAACGCAGAAAAGATATTACATGCAACCAGCCAGACGCGCGATATCATAAACCGGAACATCGGTTATTGTGACGGATATGGAGCCGTTATGGCGCTGAAAAAGAAAGGTTATAAAAATGTAGCTAAGATTCCAGGCTGTGAATTATGGCTGAAAATAACAGCTGCATTGTATGATAAAAATAAAACATTCTATCTGGTTGGCAGTACACAGGAAGTCATCGAACAAACCATCAGCAAATTAAAACAGGAGTATCCTGGTATCCGATTCGCCAATTATCGAAACGGATATATCAAATCCGAAGAAGAGAAAGCGGCGTTACTCGCCGATATCCAAAGTAAGAAACCTGATGTCGTATTTGTTGCCATGGGATCACCTAAACAGGAGTTGCTTATGGAGGAAATGTTCAAAGTACATCCGGCCATCTACCAAGGATTGGGTGGAAGTTTCGATGTCTATACCGGTCAGGTCAAACGTGCTCCAAAATGGTGGGTCGACCATAACCTGGAGTTTGCTTACCGTCTGATAAAACAACCCAGCCGTATCAAACGGCAAATCCATCTGATCCGCTTTTTAATATTAGTCAAACTAGGTAAAATATAA
- the wecB gene encoding non-hydrolyzing UDP-N-acetylglucosamine 2-epimerase, with the protein MKKVMLVFGTRPEAIKMAPLIKEYQKYPEDFQTIVCVTGQHREMLDQVLHIFDIHPDYDLNIMKQGQDLYDVTARVLTGMREVLSESRPDLVLVHGDTTTSTAAALAAFYQQIPVGHVEAGLRTHNIYSPWPEEMNRQLTGRIASIHFSPTQLSKKNLLDDNIAEKNIIVTGNTVIDALYQMVEKIKKNEELRQQLENELNRSGYKISRLTEQSNRKLVLITGHRRENFGKGFISICKAIKTLAENHPDIDFVYPMHLNPNVRQPIREIFGDSKPSNMFFIEPLEYLPFIYLMELSTLVLTDSGGIQEEAPGLGKPVLVMRETTERPEALNAGTVRLVGTDFNKIVAETSRLLEDSTYYDQMSKAVNPYGDGFACQRIVTKTKEIV; encoded by the coding sequence ATGAAAAAAGTAATGTTAGTATTCGGCACTCGTCCCGAAGCAATCAAAATGGCTCCGCTCATTAAAGAATATCAGAAATATCCGGAAGATTTCCAGACCATCGTATGCGTCACAGGACAACATAGGGAGATGTTGGACCAAGTCCTTCATATCTTCGACATCCACCCTGATTACGATTTGAATATAATGAAACAAGGACAGGATTTATATGATGTAACCGCCCGGGTTCTGACTGGTATGCGGGAGGTCTTATCCGAATCACGTCCGGACCTCGTGCTGGTACACGGAGATACCACCACCTCTACCGCTGCTGCCCTCGCCGCGTTCTATCAGCAAATCCCTGTCGGACATGTAGAGGCAGGCTTGCGGACACATAATATATACAGCCCGTGGCCGGAAGAAATGAACCGGCAACTTACCGGACGAATCGCTTCCATTCATTTCTCCCCCACACAATTAAGCAAAAAAAATTTACTGGACGATAATATTGCAGAAAAGAATATCATCGTTACGGGAAATACGGTCATCGATGCCTTGTATCAGATGGTAGAAAAAATAAAAAAGAATGAAGAATTAAGGCAACAACTGGAGAATGAACTGAATAGATCCGGATATAAAATCTCACGGTTAACCGAACAAAGTAACCGAAAATTGGTTTTAATAACAGGTCATCGTCGTGAGAACTTCGGAAAAGGATTTATTTCTATATGCAAAGCGATCAAGACATTAGCCGAGAATCATCCGGATATCGACTTTGTATATCCAATGCATCTGAATCCGAATGTACGGCAACCGATCCGGGAAATATTCGGAGATTCAAAACCATCCAATATGTTCTTTATAGAACCTTTGGAATATTTACCGTTCATCTATCTGATGGAACTGTCAACACTTGTTCTTACAGATAGCGGAGGTATTCAGGAAGAAGCACCAGGACTGGGAAAACCGGTTTTGGTCATGCGTGAAACAACAGAACGCCCGGAAGCATTAAACGCCGGAACTGTCAGGTTAGTCGGAACGGACTTCAACAAGATCGTAGCGGAGACATCCCGACTACTGGAAGACAGTACGTATTATGATCAAATGAGTAAAGCCGTGAATCCGTATGGAGATGGGTTCGCTTGCCAGAGAATCGTAACAAAAACAAAAGAAATTGTATGA
- a CDS encoding SLBB domain-containing protein — MNTVKRYSFCIFCLLICTGIKAQVSQELLDKARQAGMSEEQIQQEMSKYIDKTKTSTTTQQSQTEQFIPEKEIPGRAPLTNKELPPLELQREENKPEQKLEDIVFGREIFSEKNLTFEPVLNIPTPVNYRLSAGDEVLIHVWGDSELNLKLTISPDGTIIIPDIGPVALSGLTIEAAEQRIRQELGRIMATIDGREPNTFVSVSLGQIRSIKVNIVGEAVVPGTYTLTSLATLFNALYAAGGVNNIGSLRSIKVYRNSKEIANLDVYNYLLHGEYNTNIRLEDNDMIIIGPYEQLVVAKGKIKRNRIFELKKGETLSQLLDMAGGFTGDAYTRDVTVKRKSGTRYQIATVTEEQFPTFTFHDGDSLLVDSVIPFYENRLTISGAIWRPGEYELSPSVHTVKQLIQQAAGLKGDEFTGRAQITRLNPDFTHSVIAINIQDILNGISPDIELQNEDQLYIPSLFDLREPYTIKIGGAVNQPDTVLPYRKNMTIEDAIVLAGGLQEAAATVNVEVARRIKNPQSSQSTEQIAKVFKFTLKDGLEITSGDTLFTLDPFDEVYVRFSPEYQKQQVVKVNGEIMFAGSYALPHKNTRLSDLIKESGGITPGAYVKGASLKRKLSDDEIRQVETLLQLSNSNKQSKDSIALSMADIHDYPVGIDLEKALSHPGCTEDLVLQDGDILYIPQLQSTVKISGAVTYPNSITYNKGMSVRDCLSQAGGYNDLSRKYPIVIYMNGQVATTRRTGIFFKRYPKVEPGCEIVVPSKSQRNRGASLSEIMSISSSATSMAAMVTSIINMIKK, encoded by the coding sequence ATGAACACTGTAAAAAGGTACTCTTTTTGTATTTTCTGTCTTTTAATATGTACCGGCATCAAAGCACAGGTATCTCAGGAGCTACTGGATAAAGCCCGGCAGGCAGGTATGTCGGAGGAGCAGATTCAGCAGGAAATGTCAAAATACATCGATAAGACGAAAACGTCAACAACTACCCAACAATCCCAAACAGAACAATTCATTCCGGAAAAAGAGATTCCTGGCCGGGCACCTCTTACCAATAAAGAATTACCTCCCCTGGAACTCCAGCGAGAAGAGAATAAGCCGGAACAGAAACTGGAAGATATCGTATTCGGACGTGAAATATTCTCAGAAAAGAATCTGACTTTTGAACCGGTCTTAAATATTCCGACGCCCGTTAATTACCGGCTTTCAGCCGGTGATGAAGTACTCATCCATGTATGGGGAGATTCGGAATTAAACCTGAAACTGACAATATCGCCCGATGGAACAATTATTATACCCGATATCGGACCTGTCGCCCTTAGCGGACTGACCATAGAAGCTGCCGAACAACGGATACGACAGGAACTCGGCCGCATTATGGCTACTATAGACGGCAGGGAGCCTAATACATTTGTATCGGTCAGTCTTGGACAGATCCGCAGCATCAAGGTCAACATTGTCGGTGAGGCAGTAGTTCCCGGAACTTACACATTGACCTCACTTGCCACTCTGTTCAATGCCTTATACGCTGCCGGTGGAGTAAACAACATCGGTTCGCTGCGTAGTATCAAAGTATACCGTAACAGTAAAGAAATTGCCAATCTGGACGTTTATAATTATTTGCTCCACGGCGAATACAATACAAATATACGACTGGAAGATAACGATATGATCATCATCGGTCCGTATGAACAGCTCGTAGTAGCCAAAGGAAAAATAAAACGCAATCGAATCTTTGAATTAAAAAAGGGAGAAACTCTTTCACAATTACTGGATATGGCGGGAGGATTTACCGGAGATGCATACACCAGGGATGTTACCGTAAAAAGAAAATCCGGAACACGTTATCAGATTGCAACAGTTACAGAGGAACAGTTCCCCACATTCACATTTCATGACGGTGACTCACTACTGGTTGACTCTGTCATTCCTTTTTACGAAAATAGATTAACCATCTCCGGTGCCATATGGCGTCCGGGAGAATATGAACTGAGTCCTTCTGTCCATACAGTCAAACAATTGATACAGCAGGCTGCAGGTTTAAAAGGAGATGAATTTACAGGGCGAGCTCAAATTACCCGCTTGAATCCCGATTTCACACATTCTGTCATTGCGATCAATATACAAGATATATTGAACGGCATCTCACCGGACATTGAGTTACAGAACGAAGACCAGTTATATATCCCCTCACTGTTTGATTTGCGGGAGCCTTATACGATCAAGATTGGAGGAGCCGTGAACCAGCCGGATACCGTCTTACCCTATCGTAAGAATATGACAATAGAGGATGCGATCGTACTGGCAGGAGGATTACAGGAAGCGGCGGCAACTGTCAATGTGGAAGTTGCCAGGCGCATAAAAAATCCCCAATCCTCCCAAAGTACGGAACAAATAGCCAAAGTGTTCAAGTTTACCCTAAAAGATGGCTTAGAAATAACCTCTGGTGACACATTATTCACATTGGATCCTTTTGACGAAGTATATGTCCGTTTCTCTCCGGAATACCAAAAGCAACAAGTTGTGAAAGTGAACGGCGAAATTATGTTTGCCGGAAGCTATGCTCTTCCGCATAAAAACACACGATTAAGCGATCTGATCAAAGAGTCGGGAGGTATCACCCCGGGAGCCTATGTAAAAGGAGCCAGCCTAAAACGAAAACTCAGCGACGACGAGATCAGACAGGTCGAAACTCTTTTACAATTAAGCAATTCCAATAAACAAAGTAAAGATTCGATCGCCTTATCGATGGCAGACATACATGATTATCCGGTCGGTATCGACCTGGAGAAAGCACTGTCTCATCCGGGATGTACGGAGGACCTGGTTTTACAGGATGGAGACATTCTATATATTCCTCAGTTACAAAGCACCGTAAAGATCAGTGGAGCAGTAACCTATCCTAACAGTATCACTTATAACAAAGGAATGTCGGTTCGCGATTGTCTCTCACAAGCCGGAGGTTATAACGATCTTTCCCGCAAATATCCGATCGTCATTTATATGAACGGACAGGTTGCAACAACCCGAAGGACCGGAATATTCTTTAAACGATATCCGAAAGTCGAACCCGGATGTGAAATTGTCGTACCAAGCAAATCGCAGCGTAACCGTGGAGCCAGCTTATCAGAAATAATGAGTATCAGCAGTTCTGCAACATCAATGGCTGCAATGGTAACTTCCATCATAAATATGATTAAAAAATAA
- a CDS encoding GNVR domain-containing protein, with product MGNEIRLLLYAWKKRMLFLKTCGTAIIIGLIIAVSIPKEYITTAKLAPETNDNTKKVGDLGGLAAMAGINLNNTGSSDAISPELYPDVVQSIPFLVELFPVQVTDKKGTLHLSVYDYISKHQREAWWNYILGIPSRGLTAIKQLFSEKREQSDEVNPFYLTGEQQQVINGLRNRISIFVDKKTMVITINVRMQDPVISATLTDVILEKLQTYITSYRTQKAKQDLKFTEKVYAEARDAYYKSQQAYAKFEDSNKNIISASYRTEQERLKNEMTLTFNVYNSLAQKYEQDKLKVQEQTPVYAIIDPATVPLKAISPNKVIIIIAFFFMALIATIGYLFIKDNTVRTD from the coding sequence ATGGGTAATGAAATTAGACTACTCCTGTATGCATGGAAAAAGCGAATGTTATTTCTAAAAACGTGTGGAACTGCTATTATCATCGGTTTGATTATAGCAGTCAGCATTCCCAAAGAATATATAACTACCGCTAAACTGGCTCCGGAAACAAATGATAATACCAAAAAGGTCGGAGATTTAGGGGGACTGGCAGCTATGGCTGGTATCAACCTGAATAATACAGGCAGTTCCGATGCCATCTCTCCTGAACTGTATCCGGATGTTGTTCAAAGCATACCTTTTCTGGTTGAATTATTTCCTGTGCAAGTTACAGATAAAAAAGGGACACTCCACTTGTCAGTGTATGATTACATCAGTAAACACCAGCGTGAAGCCTGGTGGAACTATATATTAGGTATTCCTTCCCGAGGACTGACAGCTATAAAACAACTGTTTTCCGAAAAAAGAGAACAATCGGATGAAGTGAATCCTTTCTATCTGACAGGCGAGCAGCAACAGGTTATAAATGGATTAAGAAATCGTATATCCATCTTTGTCGACAAAAAAACAATGGTAATAACGATTAATGTCCGTATGCAAGATCCTGTCATTTCTGCAACATTAACAGATGTCATATTGGAGAAACTCCAGACCTATATTACCAGCTATCGGACCCAAAAGGCAAAACAAGATTTGAAATTTACAGAAAAAGTGTATGCAGAAGCCCGGGATGCCTATTATAAATCCCAACAGGCATACGCAAAATTCGAGGATTCCAACAAAAATATCATATCTGCCAGCTACCGCACGGAACAGGAACGCCTAAAAAACGAAATGACATTAACATTCAATGTCTACAACTCACTGGCACAAAAATATGAACAGGATAAACTAAAAGTACAGGAGCAAACGCCGGTATATGCAATTATCGACCCTGCTACTGTACCTTTAAAAGCAATCTCTCCTAATAAAGTGATTATTATAATAGCATTCTTCTTTATGGCATTAATAGCCACTATAGGATACCTGTTTATAAAAGATAATACTGTCAGGACCGACTGA
- a CDS encoding bifunctional fucokinase/fucose-1-phosphate guanylyltransferase, producing the protein MKKLLSLPPNLVNSFHRITKTDVDEWFCTSDPVGARLGSGGGTTWLIEACRQKEASSLPVKEWLAKEKRILLHAGGQSRRLPGYAPSGKILTPIPVFRWARGQKLSQNLLSLQLPLYEEIIEKAPESLHTLIASGDVYIRNSELLQDIPDVDVVCYGLWVDPALATNHGVFVSNRQAPDKLDFMLQKPSLTDLGQLAQTHLFLMDIGVWLLSDRAMELLMKHSYTADGKTMKSYDLYSEFGLALGEHPRIPDEELNRLSVAILPLEGGEFYHYGTSRELISSTLAVQNLVRDQRAIMHRKVKPHPAMFVQNASINIILTAANSELWIENSYIGKHWKLDNRHIITGIPENDWTLDIPSGVCLDVVPVGEQDWVARPYGFNDPFKGASTDEKTVFMGYPVAKWAEDRGILLEVFADLQNAALFPVCKSIEELGLVMRWMVSEPELESGRDIWQSSEKMSANELSDRANLSRLFVQREKFRYANWPMLAANHEKSVFYQLDLADAAREFVGGNLDLPDVLPTETPLMKQIHNRMFRARVLQLEGKPYEGEQQQAFSLLREGLISSVSGEKQSPYLNVYRDQIVWGRSPVRIDLAGGWTDTPPYCMYAGGNVVNVAIELNGQPPLQVYVKPSKEYKIILRSIDLGAMEVVSTWDELRDYKKIGSPFSIPKAALSLAGFIPEFSATHHSSLEDQLKSFGSGLEVTLLAAIPAGSGLGTSSILAATVLGAISDFCGLAWDKSKIGYRTLILEQLLTTGGGWQDQYGGVLHGLKLLQTGEGFNQNPSVRWLPEYLFTDPQYQACHLLYYTGITRTAKNILAEIVQGMFLNSTTHLRLLSEMKTHALDMFDAIQCGNFETYGKLIAKTWEQKKALDSGTNPPAVEELIAQIKDYALGYKLPGAGGGGYLYIVAKDPEAALLIRKQLTASPRNPNARFVEMGLSDKGLQISRS; encoded by the coding sequence ATGAAGAAATTATTATCATTGCCTCCCAATTTGGTAAACAGTTTCCACAGAATAACAAAAACAGATGTGGATGAGTGGTTTTGTACTTCAGATCCGGTAGGTGCCCGTTTGGGATCCGGAGGAGGAACTACCTGGCTGATTGAAGCGTGTCGGCAGAAAGAGGCATCTAGTCTCCCTGTGAAAGAATGGTTGGCAAAGGAGAAAAGGATATTGCTACATGCCGGTGGGCAGAGCCGGCGTTTACCGGGGTATGCTCCTTCCGGAAAAATATTGACACCAATTCCTGTCTTTCGGTGGGCGAGGGGGCAGAAGTTATCACAAAATCTATTGTCTTTGCAGCTTCCCCTTTATGAGGAGATTATTGAGAAAGCTCCTGAATCGCTCCATACACTGATTGCCAGTGGGGATGTATATATACGAAATAGTGAACTGTTGCAGGATATTCCGGATGTGGATGTCGTTTGTTACGGGCTATGGGTCGATCCGGCTTTGGCAACCAATCATGGCGTGTTTGTGTCGAACAGGCAGGCACCCGATAAGCTTGACTTTATGCTTCAGAAGCCGTCTCTGACCGATCTGGGGCAGTTGGCCCAGACCCATCTTTTTCTAATGGATATAGGCGTGTGGTTACTAAGTGACCGGGCTATGGAGTTGCTGATGAAACACTCGTATACAGCCGATGGAAAGACCATGAAATCATACGACCTCTATTCCGAATTCGGACTGGCTTTGGGTGAACATCCCCGTATTCCCGATGAAGAGTTGAACCGGTTGAGTGTGGCTATCCTTCCTTTGGAGGGAGGGGAGTTTTATCATTATGGGACGAGCCGCGAACTGATCTCTTCGACGCTGGCTGTGCAGAATCTGGTCCGCGATCAGCGGGCTATCATGCACCGGAAGGTTAAACCTCATCCTGCCATGTTTGTGCAGAATGCATCGATTAATATCATCCTGACTGCCGCGAATTCGGAGTTATGGATTGAGAACAGCTATATAGGTAAGCACTGGAAGCTGGATAACCGACATATTATAACCGGAATTCCTGAAAACGATTGGACATTGGATATCCCGTCCGGTGTTTGTCTTGATGTTGTACCTGTCGGAGAACAGGACTGGGTGGCTCGTCCGTATGGATTCAATGATCCGTTTAAAGGAGCATCGACTGATGAGAAGACAGTCTTTATGGGATATCCTGTTGCTAAGTGGGCAGAGGATAGAGGTATCCTATTGGAGGTTTTCGCTGACTTACAGAATGCTGCATTATTCCCGGTATGTAAAAGTATCGAAGAATTGGGCTTGGTTATGCGGTGGATGGTTTCTGAACCGGAACTGGAAAGTGGCAGGGATATATGGCAGTCGTCGGAGAAAATGTCGGCAAATGAATTATCCGATCGTGCTAATCTGAGCAGACTCTTTGTTCAGCGTGAGAAATTCCGTTATGCCAATTGGCCTATGTTGGCAGCCAATCACGAGAAAAGCGTATTCTACCAGTTGGACCTGGCAGATGCTGCTCGCGAGTTTGTTGGAGGAAATCTTGATTTGCCGGATGTACTTCCTACTGAAACACCATTGATGAAACAGATACATAACCGGATGTTCCGAGCTCGTGTATTACAATTGGAAGGGAAACCGTATGAGGGAGAGCAACAGCAAGCTTTTTCTTTATTACGAGAAGGATTGATCAGTTCCGTATCCGGAGAAAAGCAATCTCCTTATCTGAATGTATATCGTGACCAAATTGTGTGGGGGCGAAGTCCGGTCCGCATCGACCTGGCTGGTGGATGGACTGATACTCCTCCTTATTGCATGTACGCCGGAGGGAATGTGGTTAATGTAGCCATCGAGTTGAACGGTCAACCACCTTTGCAGGTATATGTAAAGCCTTCGAAAGAATATAAGATCATCTTGCGTTCTATCGACCTGGGGGCGATGGAAGTTGTTTCTACCTGGGATGAATTGCGTGATTATAAAAAGATCGGTTCTCCTTTCTCTATCCCGAAAGCGGCTTTGTCTCTAGCCGGCTTTATCCCTGAATTTTCTGCAACGCATCACTCTTCATTGGAAGATCAGTTAAAAAGTTTTGGTAGTGGATTGGAAGTTACTTTACTGGCTGCTATTCCGGCTGGATCGGGACTCGGGACCAGTTCTATTTTGGCTGCGACCGTGCTTGGAGCAATATCCGATTTTTGTGGTCTGGCGTGGGATAAAAGTAAGATAGGATATCGTACCTTGATTTTAGAGCAACTGCTTACAACAGGCGGAGGCTGGCAGGATCAGTATGGCGGGGTATTACATGGTCTGAAACTGTTACAGACAGGAGAAGGCTTCAATCAGAATCCTTCCGTGCGTTGGTTACCGGAATATTTGTTTACCGACCCGCAATATCAGGCTTGTCATTTGTTATATTATACAGGAATAACCCGTACGGCCAAGAATATTCTGGCAGAAATTGTACAAGGTATGTTTCTGAATAGTACCACACATCTTCGTCTGCTTTCAGAAATGAAGACGCATGCTCTGGATATGTTCGATGCTATTCAATGCGGTAATTTTGAAACGTACGGTAAACTTATCGCAAAGACCTGGGAACAGAAGAAGGCACTCGATTCCGGAACGAATCCCCCTGCAGTAGAAGAACTGATCGCGCAGATAAAAGATTATGCCTTAGGTTATAAACTACCTGGGGCAGGAGGTGGCGGCTATTTGTATATCGTAGCAAAAGATCCGGAAGCTGCTTTGCTGATACGTAAACAGTTGACGGCTTCTCCGCGTAATCCGAATGCCCGTTTTGTAGAAATGGGGCTTTCGGATAAGGGGTTGCAGATCAGTCGGTCCTGA